A stretch of the Vitis vinifera cultivar Pinot Noir 40024 chromosome 16, ASM3070453v1 genome encodes the following:
- the LOC100256646 gene encoding LEAF RUST 10 DISEASE-RESISTANCE LOCUS RECEPTOR-LIKE PROTEIN KINASE-like 2.5 produces MLKKAAIKTEYLSLCGTHNPKTEHLSLSLSKLMMLREAQLVGVGLMTVVIHACFLSVCVAMHHKYQICSPSSCGDMRNISYPFRLQDDPPSCGYPEYELICENDRTMINLDGGKYLVTQINYHNYTIRVVDPGRKKDNCLISSPLNSIGAYYTKDESPYYLRYEWSAAYSRSPSEPIFYTIVLMNCEQSIRDDNYIHIIPCNTRGSSSSSPTYAYAVVGDYVSVGDIPYSCTIGTSIIIQPLKSLPEPSNLSMSDLQDYMLLGLQFSFLPFFCNRQCEMKGQNCYEEQFIGNASFTCYQSELTEKNWLWKFITNDLFLPFIRGLLSPNTLKFRGLREELGNCGLYYPCNTSMIGGWILHIIVIGRTMLGMLCLFAYLIYKFHRRHLSLDDSIEEFLRSHKNLQPIKYSYSNIKKMTHNFANKLGQGGFGSVYKGKLRSGRIVAVKVLVMSKANGQDFINEVATIGRIHHVNVVKLVGFCVQGSKWALIYDFMPNGSLDKFIFLKEENNTFLSWERLYKVALGVGRGIEYLHQGCDMQILHFDIKPHNILLDEDFTPKVSDFGLAKLYSTDESMVSLTTARGTLGYIAPELFYKNIGGVSYKADVYSFGMLLMEMVGRRKNVNANAAHSSQIYFPSWIYDRYDQGDNIDLGDATEDEKKLVRKMVIVALWCIQMKPIDRPSMSKALEMLEGEVELLEMPPKPTLYSEEMLVEDYMSNPIEAPISLCNSMGTITLDGR; encoded by the exons ATGTTGAAGAAAGCTGCAATTAAAACAGAGTATCTCTCTCTGTGTGGAACTCACAACCCCAAAACAgagcatctctctctctctctctcaaagtTGATGATGTTAAGGGAGGCACAACTCGTGGGAGTAGGCCTCATGACAGTAGTCATCCATGCCTGCTTCCTTTCAGTTTGTGTTGCTATGCATCACAAGTACCAGATTTGCAGCCCCTCTTCCTGCGGAGATATGAGGAACATTTCCTACCCTTTTCGATTACAAGACGATCCCCCCAGCTGCGGTTACCCTGAGTACGAATTGATTTGTGAAAACGATCGTACTATGATAAACCTGGACGGTGGGAAGTACTTGGTTACCCAGATCAACTACCATAATTATACAATTCGGGTAGTGGATCCTGGGCGAAAGAAGGACAACTGTTTGATCTCCAGTCCTCTTAATTCCATTGGTGCATATTACACTAAGGATGAATCTCCATATTATTTGCGTTATGAATGGAGTGCTGCTTATTCTCGTTCGCCTTCTGAAccaatattctatacaatagtTTTGATGAACTGTGAGCAGTCAATCAGGGACGACAACTACATTCATATAATTCCATGCAACACTAGAGgctcttcctcttcctcaccAACATACGCTTATGCAGTTGTCGGAGACTATGTGTCGGTGGGAGATATTCCGTATTCATGCACCATCGGCACATCAATTATTATTCAACCGTTGAAGTCACTTCCAGAGCCCAGCAATCTTTCGATGTCAGATTTGCAAGATTATATGCTTCTGGGGCTTCAGTTTTCATTTTTGCCTTTCTTCTGCAACCGCCAATGCGAAATGAAAGGGCAAAATTGCTACGAGGAACAGTTCATTGGGAATGCCAGCTTTACATGCTACCAGTCAGAACTTACAGAGAAAAATT GGCTTTGGAAGTTTATAACCAATGATTTATTCCTTCCCTTTATTA GGGGGTTACTTTCTCCCAACACCTTAAAATTCAGAG GACTTCGAGAAGAACTTGGTAATTGCGGACTTTACTATCCCTGCAACACCTCCATGATTG GCGGCTGGATACTGCATATTATTG TTATAGGAAGGACTATGCTCGGGATGTTGTGCCTATTTGCCTATTTGATTTACAAGTTCCACCGGAGACATCTATCATTAGATGATAGTATTGAAGAATTCTTACGGAGTCACAAAAATCTTCAACCAATCAAGTACTCATATTCAAACATAAAGAAGATGACTCATAACTTTGCAAATAAATTAGGTCAAGGAGGCTTTGGCTCTGTATATAAAGGAAAACTTCGAAGTGGTCGCATTGTGGCTGTGAAAGTGCTGGTCATGTCAAAAGCTAATGGACAAGATTTCATCAATGAGGTTGCAACAATAGGAAGAATTCATCATGTTAATGTGGTGAAACTGGTAGGGTTTTGTGTACAAGGATCAAAATGGGCACTTATATATGACTTCATGCCCAATGGTTCTCTtgataagtttatttttcttaaagaagaaaataacacttttttgaGCTGGGAAAGGTTGTATAAGGTTGCACTTGGAGTGGGACGTGGGATTGAATACTTACATCAAGGTTGTGACATGCAAATTCTACATTTTGATATAAAGCCACACaatattcttcttgatgaagaCTTTACACcaaaagtttcagattttggCCTTGCAAAATTGTATTCAACAGATGAAAGCATGGTGTCTCTCACTACTGCACGAGGAACATTGGGATATATTGCTCCAGAAttgttctataaaaatattggaGGTGTCTCGTACAAAGccgatgtttatagttttggaatgttgttaATGGAGATGGTGGGGAGAAGAAAGAATGTGAATGCAAATGCAGCGCACTCgagtcaaatatattttccgTCATGGATTTATGACAGATATGATCAAGGGGATAACATAGACTTGGGAGATGCCACCGAAGATGAAAAGAAGCTTGTTAGGAAAATGGTAATAGTTGCACTATGGTGTATACAGATGAAGCCCATAGACCGTCCTTCAATGAGCAAAGCCTTAGAGATGTTGGAAGGAGAGGTTGAGCTATTAGAAATGCCTCCGAAGCCTACTCTATACTCTGAGGAAATGTTAGTTGAGGATTATATGAGCAATCCAATAGAAGCACCAATTTCGTTGTGCAATTCCATGGGTACAATTACATTAGATGGAAGGTAG
- the LOC100251517 gene encoding rust resistance kinase Lr10-like, giving the protein MGISLFFFFLFMRLFAEINGGSQDDECKASRCSHHGPVIRFPFRLKHQPEHCGCPEFELSCSEENRTILELPSSGKLWVEEINYASQEIVVHYSDDCLQRQTPNFNLSASPFQFTNVYRNFSFFNCSESKEESFVFRSIPCSFLSSNPVYVAPSYYALAGVNLSSCRKIFNATLPQNYIYEWDFSMNWSKPMCGNCEAKGNKCQRKKNNSTEPEIKCIDKPAKGAPIDKVVLTEVILGFLHFTFGIFIIFIVYRSNKLKREHRINIQKFLEDYRALKPSRYSYADIKKITNNFKDKLGQGGYGTVYKGKLSNEIFVAVKILDDFKGNGEEFINEVRTMGTIHHVNVVRLLGFCADGYKQALICEFLPNESLDKFIFSAFGNNYSLGWHKLQDIAIGIAKGIEYLHQGCDQRILHLDIKPHNILLDHNFNPKISDFGLAKLCSKEQSLVSMTAARGTMGYIAPEMFSRNYGNVSYKADVYSFGMLLIEMVGGRKNIDATVENTSQAYFPEWLYNHLDQEQEVHIRIEEESDIKIAKKLSIIGLWCIQWYPIDRPSMKIVVGMLEGEEGNLVMPPNPFTSMGQTRTSVRRRKTSIQPKLTAISEIE; this is encoded by the exons ATGGGCATctctttattcttcttcttcttgtttatgAGATTGTTTGCAGAGATTAATGGAGGGAGCCAAGATGATGAGTGCAAGGCGTCAAGGTGCAGTCACCATGGTCCAGTCATCCGGTTTCCGTTCAGGCTAAAACACCAGCCAGAACACTGTGGATGTCCGGAGTTTGAGTTATCATGCTCAGAAGAGAACCGGACCATACTAGAGCTGCCCTCTTCAGGAAAGCTCTGGGTGGAGGAAATAAATTACGCTTCTCAGGAGATTGTTGTCCATTACTCGGATGATTGCCTTCAAAGGCAGACTCCAAACTTTAATTTATCTGCCTCTCCCTTCCAGTTCACAAATGTGTACCGCAACTTCTCCTTCTTCAATTGTTCAGAAAGTAAAGAAGAGTCATTTGTGTTTAGGTCCATCCCTTGCAGTTTTCTCTCAAGTAACCCAGTTTATGTTGCTCCTTCCTATTACGCTCTTGCTGGAGTGAACTTATCCTCTTGCCGGAAGATTTTCAATGCTACACTCccacaaaattatatatatgaatgGGATTTTTCTATGAATTGGTCAAAACCTATGTGCGGAAACTGtgaagcaaaaggaaacaagTGCCAACGGAAGAAGAATAATAGCACGGAACCTGAAATCAAATGCATTGATAAACCAGCAAAAG GTGCCCCAATAGATAAAGTGGTGCTTACAG AAGTAATCCTTGGTTTCCTTCATTTCACTTTTGGAATCTTTATAATCTTTATTGTCTATCGCTCTAATAAGTTGAAAAGAGAGCATAgaataaatattcaaaagttTTTGGAAGATTATAGAGCTCTCAAGCCCTCAAGGTACTCCTATGCTGATATTAAAAAGATCACAAATAATTTCAAGGACAAACTAGGTCAAGGAGGCTACGGGACCGTTTATAAAGGAAAACTCTcgaatgaaatttttgttgcaGTGAAGATCCTTGATGATTTCAAAGGGAATGGAGAAGAGTTCATTAATGAAGTGAGAACAATGGGTACGATACATCATGTTAATGTGGTTCGCTTGCTTGGGTTTTGTGCAGATGGATATAAGCAAGCTttgatttgtgaatttttacCAAATGAGTCACTAGACAAGTTCATATTTTCAGCATTTGGTAATAATTATTCTTTGGGTTGGCATAAGCTTCAAGATATTGCTATTGGCATAGCTAAAGGTATTGAGTATCTTCATCAAGGTTGTGATCAAAGAATCCTTCATTTGGATATCAAACCTCATAATATTTTGCTTGATCATAACTTTAATCCGAAGATTTCTGATTTTGGTTTAGCCAAATTATGCTCTAAGGAGCAAAGTTTAGTATCTATGACAGCAGCAAGGGGGACCATGGGTTATATTGCACCAGAAATGTTTTCAAGAAATTATGGGAATGTGTCTTATAAGGCAGATGTTTACAGTTTTGGTATGTTGTTGATTGAAATGGTAGGGGGAAGGAAGAATATTGATGCTACAGTAGAAAATACAAGTCAAGCATACTTCCCAGAATGGCTTTATAATCATTTGGATCAAGAGCAAGAGGTACACATCCGAATTGAGGAAGAAAGTGATATTAAAATAGCAAAGAAACTAAGCATCATAGGGCTTTGGTGTATCCAATGGTATCCAATAGATCGTCCTTCCATGAAAATTGTGGTTGGAATGTTGGAAGGAGAAGAAGGCAATTTAGTTATGCCTCCTAATCCTTTTACCTCTATGGGACAAACAAGGACAAGTGTTAGAAGACGCAAAACATCTATCCAACCAAAGTTGACAGCCATATcagaaatagaataa